From a region of the Entelurus aequoreus isolate RoL-2023_Sb linkage group LG27, RoL_Eaeq_v1.1, whole genome shotgun sequence genome:
- the mysm1 gene encoding histone H2A deubiquitinase MYSM1, which yields MEDELEVDIEGDEFDTNKSEHGGAGLVQEQLLQSAWSSDAGILPWELDNTISDENREAIQRMLLEEQYYLKGQEIPGDIWSSDANSKPNLKKSPAKTASFSSSRWSKQEKDLFEEGLAQFGRRWTKIARLVRSRTVLQVKSYARQYFKHKAKLAPGVAAPSAGPTSSFQPAQPTSSCTAALANTVRIERLVGDEDEEVDITDDDGNEEESERQVNSPSSPPPAPPPCHLPEELEDDERDEEDKADCKRVEEEVNEQEEVKGDEAVEGENDDDDDDDDEELKAPEQEVVLDTEIISEDEKQAIPEFFEGRPSKTPERYLKIRNYILDQWLKSKPKYLNKTSVRPGLKNCGDVNCIGRIHTYLELIGAINFNCEQAVYNRPRVVDRCKHKEGKDVLEAYQLAQRLQSMRTRKRRVRDMCGNWCDAKHMEGQTYEHLSTEELALRRERLAMQPKACKMSRHKGSFDPFQLVPCRSFGEDVQEPFRVIVCAETLLIMDMHAHVSRGEVIGLLGGTFNEGEKELKICAAEPCNSVSTGLQCDMDPLSQTQACDVLSSLGFSVVGWYHSHPSFQPNPSVRDIDTQDQFQSYFSRGGAPFIGMIVSPYDPANPSPHSQTTCLLVKESQEPFGMQKLPYKFDFLPSQDIPDWDQTLRRALWIIQKYSQTAGSVHMDRFFRRGSHLTCLEKMLSSMARSLEPLQESEGDAFLTHVHSLFLSDFIAKQQQESGPSINDLSSDGDEESGQRANAQQDTKSETDNPTVLHLGSVLSTEHDYLL from the exons ATGGAGGACGAGTTGGAAGTTGACATCGAGGGCGACGAGTTTGATACTAATAAAAG TGAGCACGGTGGAGCGGGTTTAGTACAGGAGCAGCTCCTGCAGTCTGCCTGGAGTAGCGACGCGGGAATTctt ccCTGGGAGTTGGACAATACCATCAGTGATGAAAACCGAGAGGCGATACAGAGGATGCTACTGGAGGAGCA ATACTATTTGAAAGGCCAGGAGATACCCGGTGATATTTGGTCGAGTGATGCCAACAGCAAGCCCAACTTGAAGAA GTCTCCAGCCAAGACGGCAAGCTTCTCCTCTTCTCGATGGTCCAAACAGGAGAAAGATTTATTTGAAGAGGGactg GCTCAATTTGGACGAAGATGGACAAAGATCGCCAGGCTGGTGAGGAGTCGCACCGTCCTTCAAGTCAAAAGCTACGCCAGGCAATATTTTAAACACAAG GCTAAATTAGCACCCGGTGTTGCGGCTCCCTCGGCAGGCCCTACGTCGTCCTTTCAGCCTGCTCAGCCCACCTCCAGCTGTACTGCCGCCTTGGCAAACACGGTGCGCATTGAGAGACTGGTTGGAGATGAGGATGAGGAGGTGGACATCACCGATGACGACGGCAACGAGGAAGAGTCTGAGCGTCAGGTCAACAGTCCGAGCAGTCCACCACCAGCACCTCCTCCGTGTCACCTCCCAGAGGAGCTGGAAGATGATGAGCGAGATGAGGAGGACAAAGCAGACTGCAAGCGAGTGGAGGAGGAGGTGAACGAGCAAGAGGAGGTCAAAGGTGATGAAGCTGTGGAAGGGgagaatgatgatgatgacgacgacGACGATGAGGAGCTTAAGGCCCCTGAGCAGGAAGTCGTGTTGGACACGGAGATCATCAGCGAGGACGAGAAACAAGCCATTCCTGAGTTCTTTGAGGGACGTCCTTCCAAGACCCCGGAAAGATATCTGAAGATCAGAAACTACATTTTGGATCAGTG gctgaagagcAAGCCAAAGTACTTGAACAAGACGTCAGTTCGGCCCGGCCTAAAGAACTGTGGCGACGTCAACTGCATTGGGAGGATACACACCTACCTAGAACTCATCGGGGCCATAAATTTCAACTGTG AACAAGCGGTGTATAATCGACCGAGAGTGGTAGATCGCTGCAAGCACAAGGAGGGTAAAGATGTGCTGGAGGCCTACCAGCTCGCACAAAGACTGCAGAGTATG CGGACCAGGAAGCGGCGAGTGCGGGACATGTGTGGAAACTGGTGCGACGCCAAACACATGGAAGGACAGACCTATGAG CATCTGAGCACAGAGGAGCTAGCTTTGCGTAGAGAGCGGCTGGCGATGCAGCCTAAAGCCTGCAAGATGTCTCGACACAAAGGGTCTTTTGATCCTTTCCAGCTCGTTCCATGCAGGTCATTTGGAGAAGACGTGCAG GAGCCATTCCGCGTCATTGTGTGTGCTGAGACGCTTCTCATTATGGACAtg CATGCTCACGTGTCCAGAGGTGAGGTCATTGGTCTGCTTGGTGGAACTTTCAACGAGGGCGAGAAAGAATTGAAG ATCTGTGCAGCGGAGCCCTGCAACAGCGTCAGCACGGGGCTCCAGTGCGATATGGACCCGCTGTCTCAGACGCAGGCCTGCGACGTGCTCTCCTCCCTGGGCTTCAGCGTGGTGGGCTGGTACCACTCCCACCCGTCCTTCCAGCCCAACCCGTCCGTGCGAGACATCGACACTCAGGACCAGTTCCAG AGTTATTTCTCTCGTGGCGGCGCCCCCTTCATTGGGATGATCGTGAGTCCGTACGACCCGGCCAACCCTTCCCCGCATTCCCAAACAACCTGCTTGTTGGTGAAGGAGAGCCAGGAGCCGTTCGGAATGCAAA AGCTTCCTTACAAATTTGACTTCCTGCCATCACAAGACATCCCTGACTGGGATCAGACGCTGCGGAGAGCACTGTGGATCATCCAGAAATATTCCCAAACAGCAGG GAGCGTGCACATGGACAGATTCTTCCGCAGGGGCTCACACCTCACCTGTTTGGAAAAG ATGCTGTCGTCGATGGCCAGGTCACTGGAGCCCTTACAGGAGTCGGAGGGCGATGCCTTCCTCACACACGTCCATTCTCTCTTCCTGTCCGACTTCATCGCCAAACAGCAGCAGGAAAGCGGGCCGTCGATAAATGATTTGTCCTCGGACGGCGACGAGGAGTCTGGCCAACGGGCCAACGCGCAACAGGACACAAAATCGGAGACGGACAACCCCACCGTGTTGCATCTGGGCTCGGTGCTGTCAACAGAGCACGACTATTTACTGTGA
- the LOC133644466 gene encoding C-type lectin domain family 4 member F-like codes for MSAASKRVGCLTGLLVTDLILLLCVVVGIFKINWKLDQVQNQLVANDDFVQHISFFLSERQRFLCAHQDFVRQYKQFEPALKLPENMQEDEPQNRMPVERRMDASLNAMQLFLKAHLLELSQQERRLDAILRAILLEQQQVIATLNSDEEHTQTVLSQRLTAAEKNTRRKTRVSEQEDIKGLQDNSVVLSSSLSALLHRTENTQEEIGHLRQDYDNAGECVFTCRGLLDAVQKVLGLQRQLGQQMTQISADTTKQGDQLSSLNDTSDKSKQQPCDCCADGWEPHSINCYKIVNNSLPMLKAKQDCEAQGAQLPQVEDRAEQKFISRFIYNAKLITEEVEKNLDDRQKTKGISAWIGLGDDKNEGHFKWLDGQNLTEPIFWRIGEPNNFKNKYGKDQDCVVILPPDDMVTDEFEKWKDTQFNTWDDLACKNKRYYLCKRIRAKDT; via the coding sequence ATGTCGGCCGCGTCTAAGCGTGTTGGCTGCCTGACCGGACTCCTGGTTACAGATCTGATTTTGCTCCTCTGTGTCGTCGTTGGCATCTTTAAGATCAACTGGAAGCTGGACCAGGTCCAGAACCAACTGGTCGCCAACGACGATTTCGTGCAACACATCAGTTTTTTCCTGAGTGAGCGCCAGCGTTTCCTGTGTGCGCACCAGGACTTTGTGCGGCAGTACAAGCAGTTCGAGCCCGCGCTGAAATTGCCGGAGAACATGCAAGAAGACGAGCCGCAGAACCGCATGCCGGTGGAGCGGCGGATGGATGCCAGTCTGAACGCCATGCAGCTCTTCTTAAAAGCTCATCTTTTGGAGTTATCGCAACAAGAGCGGCGGTTGGACGCCATTCTCCGCGCCATACTACTCGAGCAGCAGCAGGTAATCGCCACCCTCAACTCTGACGAAGAACACACCCAAACAGTGTTGAGTCAACGTCTGACGGCCGCAGAAAAAAACACTCGGAGAAAAACTCGGGTCTCTGAGCAGGAAGACATTAAAGGGCTCCAAGATAATTCTGTCGTACTGAGCAGCAGTCTGAGCGCCCTGCTTCACCGCACGGAAAACACCCAGGAGGAAATAGGTCACCTGCGTCAGGATTACGACAACGCGGGTGAGTGCGTGTTCACCTGCAGGGGCTTGCTCGATGCAGTCCAAAAGGTGCTGGGGTTGCAAAGACAACTCGGACAGCAGATGACGCAAATATCGGCCGACACGACAAAGCAAGGCGACCAGCTCAGCAGCCTCAACGACACTTCGGATAAATCCAAACAACAGCCGTGTGACTGCTGCGCCGACGGTTGGGAGCCCCACTCTATAAATTGCTACAAAATTGTTAATAACTCGTTACCGATGTTGAAAGCTAAGCAGGACTGCGAGGCCCAGGGTGCCCAGCTCCCCCAAGTCGAAGACCGAGCCGAGCAGAAGTTCATCTCGCGATTCATTTACAATGCAAAACTAATAACTGAagaagttgaaaagaatttggaTGACCGCCAGAAAACGAAAGGTATTTCCGCTTGGATCGGCTTAGGCGACGACAAGAACGAAGGACATTTCAAATGGCTTGACGGCCAAAATTTGACTGAGCCCATTTTTTGGAGGATCGGGGAACCCAATAACTTCAAGAACAAATATGGCAAGGATCAAGACTGCGTGGTTATTTTACCCCCGGACGATATGGTAACGGACGAGTTTGAGAAATGGAAGGACACACAGTTTAACACGTGGGACGATCTCGCTTGCAAAAACAAACGATACTATCTGTGCAAGAGGATAAGGGCAAAAGATACCTAA